A DNA window from Camelina sativa cultivar DH55 chromosome 17, Cs, whole genome shotgun sequence contains the following coding sequences:
- the LOC104758609 gene encoding uncharacterized protein LOC104758609 — protein sequence MASEDLNVSTGADVCVVVTEANVAETTINGTGTEIQFCTLPPVKVAVLEPIPAAVPEPMTTCAISAGWMPEKFDGNGFKAWQQKMCILLTMLNLNKYVKEDAPVLSPENKDPLYLASVNTWSHADFLCKSYILSCLTDPLYVVYNKVKTSKDLWDALEKKYKVSDAGLLKYAMANFFDFKMVDSKPIMEQVEALQFLKNEIDSAGMLISESLMVNHLIENLPTSWLDFKNYLFHKKMLFPSKT from the coding sequence ATGGCCAGTGAAGACTTGAACGTCTCCACCGGAGCTGACGTGTGTGTGGTAGTCACAGAGGCTAATGTTGCCGAGACCACCATCAATGGGACTGGGACTGAAATCCAGTTTTGTACTCTTCCTCCGGTGAAAGTAGCGGTACTTGAGCCGATACCAGCTGCAGTCCCTGAACCGATGACTACTTGTGCTATAAGCGCAGGATGGATGCCAGAAAAGTTTGATGGGAACGGGTTCAAGGCGTGGCAACAGAAAATGTGTATCCTTCTGACCATGTTGAACCTAAATAAGTATGTGAAAGAGGACGCACCAGTTCTCTCACCGGAGAATAAGGATCCGCTCTACCTTGCCAGCGTGAATACGTGGAGCCATGCAGATTTTCTATGCAAGAGTTATATTCTGAGCTGCTTGACAGACCCGTTGTACGTTGTATACAATAAGGTCAAAACTTCTAAAGACCTTTGGGATGCTTTAGAGAAAAAGTATAAGGTCTCGGATGCAGGCTTACTAAAATATGCTATGGCAAACTTTTTTGACTTTAAAATGGTCGATTCAAAACCTATCATGGAACAAGTGGAAGCACTGCAATTTCTTAAGAACGAGATAGATTCTGCGGGGATGTTGATTAGTGAAAGTTTAATGGTCAATCATCTTATTGAAAACCTCCCTACAAGTTGGTTGGATTTCAAGAATTatctttttcataaaaaaatgttatttccCTCGAAGACTTGA